One genomic segment of Musa acuminata AAA Group cultivar baxijiao chromosome BXJ3-3, Cavendish_Baxijiao_AAA, whole genome shotgun sequence includes these proteins:
- the LOC103978125 gene encoding cytochrome P450 71A1-like — MSLLFFLVPFLLLAILLAFKVVLSGKTQLRLPPSPPGLLLLGNLHQLSSLPHRSLLDLSHKHGPVMLIRMGQVPALIVSSADAAQELFKTHDLAISTRPASKAAMKITYGARNISFAPYGERWRQAKKLAVVHLLSLKRVLSLRALRHEEVRRMMERVAAACAGGGRPRGEVDLSEVLYEYANATAYHAAAGKETKEGRTAARYRAVVDDGSVLLGGFQVADAFPALGWLSAITGTDAKLDRIGRRIDEFLSGILQEHIERAEQGFNRNEDFVDVLLSLQRDDAGDLGLAEIDIKAITMDLIAAGTDTSFVSLEWAMAELVRNPRAMKKLQDEVRQVADGKPMVVEEDVNQMTYLKAVIKEVLRLHAPVPILVPRETMSSFSLQGYHVPAKTRVIVNAWAIARDPKSWEAPEEFKPERFMDNAVDYRGNDFLFIPFGAGRRMCPGINFAMATIEIALANLLYHFNWELPDGLNPVDLDMSEAPGLVTPKKIPLRLIAVPKDPLV, encoded by the exons ATGTCACTCCTCTTCTTCCTTGTTCCCTTCCTTCTGCTGGCAATTCTGTTGGCCTTCAAAGTCGTGTTGTCTGGGAAGACCCAGCTGAGACTCCCGCCCTCGCCGCCCGGTCTTCTCCTCCTCGGCAACCTCCACCAGCTGAGCTCGCTTCCCCACCGCTCGCTCCTCGACCTTTCCCACAAGCATGGCCCCGTCATGCTCATCCGCATGGGCCAAGTCCCGGCGCTCATCGTGTCCTCCGCCGACGCCGCCCAGGAGCTATTCAAGACCCACGACCTCGCTATCTCCACCCGCCCTGCCTCGAAAGCGGCGATGAAGATCACCTACGGCGCCCGGAACATCTCGTTCGCCCCCTACGGCGAGCGCTGGCGCCAGGCCAAGAAGCTGGCCGTGGTGCACCTCCTAAGCCTCAAGCGCGTGCTCTCCTTGCGGGCCTTGCGCCACGAGGAGGTCCGCAGGATGATGGAGCGCGTCGCGGCGGCGTGCGCCGGCGGCGGGCGGCCGCGGGGTGAGGTGGATCTGAGCGAGGTGCTGTACGAGTACGCCAACGCCACGGCGTACCACGCCGCGGCGGGGAAGGAGACGAAGGAGGGGAGGACGGCGGCGAGGTACCGGGCCGTGGTAGACGACGGGTCGGTGCTGCTGGGGGGGTTCCAGGTAGCCGACGCGTTTCCGGCACTGGGGTGGCTGAGCGCCATCACCGGAACCGACGCCAAGCTCGACAGAATCGGAAGGAGGATCGACGAGTTCCTCAGCGGGATACTGCAAGAGCATATCGAGCGAGCTGAGCAGGGCTTCAATAGGAATGAAGACTTCGTGGATGTTCTTCTGTCGCTCCAGAGAGATGACGCCGGAGACTTGGGACTCGCAGAAATCGACATCAAAGCTATCACCATG GACTTGATCGCTGCTGGGACAGACACGTCCTTCGTATCACTGGAATGGGCCATGGCAGAGCTCGTGCGGAACCCAAGAGCGATGAAGAAGCTGCAAGACGAAGTACGGCAGGTCGCCGACGGCAAGCCGATGGTGGTAGAAGAGGACGTGAACCAAATGACCTATCTGAAAGCTGTGATCAAGGAGGTCCTGCGATTGCACGCTCCGGTCCCGATCCTGGTTCCACGAGAGACCATGAGCAGCTTCTCGTTGCAGGGTTACCATGTCCCGGCCAAAACAAGGGTTATCGTCAACGCCTGGGCCATAGCGAGAGATCCCAAGTCCTGGGAAGCACCAGAGGAGTTCAAACCCGAGAGGTTCATGGACAACGCCGTGGACTACAGAGGCAATGACTTCCTGTTCATCCCATTTGGAGCTGGACGAAGGATGTGCCCTGGAATCAACTTCGCCATGGCCACCATCGAGATTGCTCTGGCCAACCTCCTGTATCACTTCAACTGGGAATTGCCTGACGGCTTGAACCCGGTGGATTTGGACATGTCGGAAGCTCCTGGACTCGTCACTCCAAAGAAGATCCCTCTTCGCCTTATTGCCGTCCCCAAGGATCCGCTAGTATAA